From a single Rhodococcus qingshengii JCM 15477 genomic region:
- a CDS encoding low molecular weight protein-tyrosine-phosphatase produces MAATEPLHVTEPLHVTFVCTGNICRSPMAEKILLAHLDREGLADRVRVSSAGTEGFHTGSEADERTNVVLRAAGYPTGHSAAQVNADHLAADLVVALDTGHERELAHLGVPTERRRLLRSFDPEADGESVPDPYYGDQEDFELVRDQIEAAIPDILDWIRERA; encoded by the coding sequence ATGGCCGCCACTGAACCACTCCACGTGACTGAACCACTTCATGTGACGTTTGTGTGCACCGGCAATATCTGCCGGTCACCGATGGCCGAAAAGATCTTGCTCGCGCATCTGGACCGTGAAGGCCTCGCCGACCGAGTCCGTGTCAGCAGCGCCGGTACCGAGGGGTTTCACACCGGTAGCGAGGCCGACGAGCGGACCAACGTCGTGCTCCGAGCGGCCGGATATCCGACGGGCCACAGTGCCGCGCAGGTCAATGCAGATCATCTCGCGGCCGATCTGGTCGTCGCCCTCGACACCGGCCATGAACGTGAGCTTGCTCATCTCGGCGTGCCCACCGAGCGTCGGCGCCTACTGCGATCGTTCGACCCCGAGGCGGACGGAGAATCGGTTCCGGACCCGTACTACGGGGATCAGGAGGACTTCGAACTGGTGCGAGACCAGATCGAAGCAGCCATTCCCGACATACTCGACTGGATCCGCGAGCGAGCCTGA
- a CDS encoding HAD hydrolase-like protein yields MSAVTTPPLDRFPVVLFDLDGTITDSAPGIHGGFRHALATVGHPEPTEAMLASVIGPPMVDTFRSLGMAPADVDRAIAAYIERYDATGWQENSVYEGMDVVLGKARASGTRLAVATSKSERFAIRILEHFGLAEHFEFIGGASDDGTRRAKPDVIAHSLTSLGITPVLASDGGTPDVLMIGDRDHDVLGAAKYGIPTVVVEWGYGSAEEARQAFRSVSSASELGGLLDGRH; encoded by the coding sequence ATGAGTGCCGTGACGACACCACCGCTCGACCGCTTTCCCGTAGTTCTGTTCGATCTGGACGGCACCATCACCGATTCCGCTCCCGGCATTCACGGCGGCTTCCGACATGCGTTGGCAACTGTCGGCCATCCGGAGCCGACGGAAGCGATGTTGGCATCGGTGATCGGCCCGCCGATGGTCGACACATTCAGGTCACTCGGTATGGCCCCGGCGGACGTGGATCGGGCGATCGCCGCGTACATCGAGCGTTACGACGCGACCGGGTGGCAGGAGAACTCGGTGTACGAAGGCATGGACGTCGTCCTGGGTAAGGCTCGCGCGAGCGGAACCCGACTGGCCGTCGCCACCTCCAAGTCGGAGCGATTCGCCATTCGAATCCTCGAGCATTTCGGCCTGGCCGAGCACTTCGAGTTCATCGGCGGCGCGAGTGACGACGGAACTCGTCGGGCTAAACCCGATGTGATCGCGCATTCGCTGACCTCACTCGGGATCACTCCCGTCCTCGCATCCGACGGCGGAACCCCCGACGTTCTCATGATCGGCGACCGTGATCACGACGTGCTCGGCGCCGCGAAGTACGGCATCCCCACCGTCGTCGTCGAATGGGGCTACGGTTCCGCCGAGGAAGCGCGGCAAGCGTTTCGCTCCGTATCGTCGGCATCCGAACTGGGAGGACTTCTCGATGGCCGCCACTGA
- a CDS encoding RNB domain-containing ribonuclease, producing the protein MMVQGIDFGVVRAEFDLPGAFSAAAQAEAENAVDRFGAGRVDETGIAFVTIDPPGSMDLDQAVHIEKISTGYVVHYAIADVAAVVTPGGALDIETRKRGQTFYLPDGSVPLHPRALSEGSASLLPDVVRPAALWRIELDAQAEPTSWQVRRALVKSVARLDYSTVQRDADAGTLHPSIAALPEFGRLRSVSAVARGAIELKLPEQSVVRDQPEDESSARWRIELEPRTEADDWNAEVSLLTGMCAGRMMIDAGIGLLRTLPPAEESAVRTLRRTAVALGITWPEGQSVGQILAGLDSNEPSTMALMSVAPSLLRGADYAAFDGRLPELTVHAGIGAPYAHVTAPLRRLSDRFSTEVCLAITAGTPVPEWARTALPELPDIMSGSDSLANKVDRACIDLTESTLLDGRVGEVFDAVVMRAKDGKRSAEVFVPSVAVIAKCVGTPDDGERAKVRLTAVDTVKRTVEFTFPA; encoded by the coding sequence ATGATGGTGCAGGGAATCGACTTCGGAGTGGTTCGGGCGGAGTTCGACTTGCCAGGAGCATTCTCGGCTGCGGCGCAGGCCGAGGCCGAGAATGCCGTGGATCGTTTCGGTGCCGGGCGTGTCGACGAAACGGGTATCGCCTTCGTGACCATCGACCCTCCCGGATCGATGGACCTCGACCAGGCAGTGCACATCGAGAAGATCTCGACCGGGTACGTCGTGCACTACGCGATCGCCGACGTCGCGGCGGTGGTGACGCCGGGTGGCGCTCTCGACATCGAAACCCGCAAGCGGGGCCAAACCTTCTATCTCCCGGACGGTTCCGTCCCGCTGCATCCCCGAGCGTTGTCGGAGGGATCGGCGAGTCTGCTGCCGGACGTGGTTCGTCCCGCCGCGCTGTGGCGGATCGAACTCGACGCGCAGGCCGAGCCGACGTCGTGGCAGGTGAGACGCGCTCTGGTGAAATCGGTGGCACGTCTGGACTATTCGACCGTGCAGCGCGATGCCGACGCGGGAACCTTGCATCCGTCCATCGCCGCACTACCGGAGTTCGGACGATTGCGCAGTGTCTCGGCGGTTGCCAGGGGTGCCATCGAGCTGAAACTGCCCGAGCAGTCAGTGGTTCGGGATCAGCCGGAGGACGAGTCCTCGGCTCGCTGGCGGATCGAACTGGAGCCACGCACCGAAGCGGACGACTGGAACGCAGAAGTGTCGCTGCTGACCGGAATGTGTGCCGGCCGCATGATGATCGACGCAGGTATCGGGTTGCTTCGCACGCTGCCGCCTGCCGAGGAGTCCGCGGTTCGGACCTTGCGGAGAACTGCAGTGGCGCTGGGTATCACGTGGCCGGAGGGGCAAAGCGTCGGGCAGATTCTTGCCGGACTCGATTCCAACGAGCCGTCGACGATGGCGCTGATGTCGGTTGCACCGTCGTTGCTGCGCGGCGCAGACTACGCGGCCTTCGACGGCCGACTACCGGAGTTGACGGTGCATGCGGGGATCGGAGCGCCCTACGCTCACGTGACTGCTCCGCTGCGCCGACTGTCCGATCGTTTCAGCACCGAGGTGTGTCTGGCGATCACAGCTGGTACGCCGGTACCGGAATGGGCGCGCACTGCACTTCCCGAGCTGCCCGACATCATGAGTGGGTCCGACTCGCTGGCGAACAAGGTCGACCGTGCGTGCATCGATCTGACCGAGTCCACGCTGCTCGACGGCCGGGTCGGCGAGGTCTTCGACGCAGTGGTGATGCGCGCCAAGGACGGAAAGCGCTCGGCGGAAGTGTTTGTCCCGTCGGTCGCGGTGATTGCGAAATGCGTCGGAACGCCCGACGACGGTGAGCGCGCAAAGGTGCGACTCACCGCCGTCGACACCGTCAAACGGACGGTGGAA
- a CDS encoding cobalamin biosynthesis protein: MQISVRSSQSRFNARAAGLLLGFVADRVFADPGRFHPVAGFGTAAIALQKMSYRDSRAAGTLHVAVLLAGTAGLGLAAEKVSRRAGWVAVTGTTAMATWAVLGGTSLARTGIDMAARLEASQVDRDLTKARELLPSLCGRDPSVLSEEGLTRAALESVAENTSDASVGAMFWGAIAGVPGLFVYRAANTLDAMIGYRSEKYRRFGWAAARFDDLVNIVPARLTGALTAACAPVVGGSVQESLAAWKRDAAAHPSPNAGVAEASAAGALGISLGGRTEYAHGVEMRPVLGRGTVPTPNDLRRASRLSSAVQISAVVVSAGISAGIAVSIGKFGFLRRQRH, encoded by the coding sequence GTGCAGATTTCGGTTCGTTCGTCCCAGTCTCGATTCAATGCGCGAGCTGCCGGGCTTCTCCTCGGCTTCGTCGCGGATCGGGTCTTCGCCGATCCGGGGCGGTTCCATCCGGTTGCCGGCTTCGGAACCGCGGCTATCGCGCTGCAGAAGATGTCCTACCGGGACTCGCGCGCGGCCGGAACACTTCATGTTGCCGTGCTCTTGGCCGGCACCGCAGGACTTGGGCTCGCAGCCGAAAAAGTGTCGCGCCGGGCCGGTTGGGTGGCCGTCACGGGTACGACAGCGATGGCTACCTGGGCTGTGCTCGGCGGGACGTCGCTTGCACGCACCGGCATCGACATGGCCGCTCGATTGGAGGCGTCACAGGTCGATCGCGACCTGACGAAAGCGCGCGAGCTTCTCCCTTCACTGTGTGGACGCGATCCATCGGTACTGAGCGAGGAGGGCCTCACGCGTGCAGCGCTGGAGTCGGTCGCCGAAAACACCTCGGATGCAAGCGTCGGTGCAATGTTCTGGGGTGCAATTGCGGGCGTGCCGGGTCTGTTCGTCTACCGCGCCGCCAACACCCTCGACGCGATGATCGGCTACCGCTCCGAGAAATACCGCAGATTCGGGTGGGCTGCGGCGAGGTTCGACGACCTGGTCAACATCGTCCCCGCTCGGCTGACAGGTGCGCTGACGGCTGCGTGTGCACCGGTGGTAGGCGGCTCGGTTCAGGAATCACTGGCAGCGTGGAAACGCGACGCAGCGGCTCATCCAAGCCCCAATGCGGGCGTCGCGGAAGCGTCGGCGGCAGGGGCGTTGGGCATTTCGTTGGGTGGTCGGACCGAGTACGCGCACGGGGTGGAGATGCGTCCCGTCCTCGGCCGCGGGACTGTGCCGACGCCGAACGATCTGCGCCGCGCGTCGAGGCTTTCGTCGGCGGTGCAGATCAGTGCAGTTGTGGTGTCAGCGGGTATTTCAGCGGGTATTGCCGTATCGATCGGCAAGTTTGGCTTCCTGCGCCGTCAGCGGCACTGA
- a CDS encoding Nif3-like dinuclear metal center hexameric protein, whose amino-acid sequence MSGPTLADVIAVLESAYPPALAESWDSVGLVCGDPADAVTRVVFAVDPTEAVVDDAIASGADLLVVHHPLLLRGVDTVGAHTPKGALVHKLIKAGCALFSAHTNADSADPGVSDALAQALGLTVLRPIEPKPTQPLDKWVVMVPVENASAVQDALFEAGAGRIGDYSQCSWTVTGTGQFLPADGANPTIGTVGAVEQVRENRVEVIAPRGKRSAVLGALRASHPYEEPAFDVFELAAFPSSLGLGRLGELDHPETLREFTARVARSLPSTEWGVRAAGDPEATVRTVAVCGGSGDSYLDVVAALGADVFVTADLRHHPADEHLRAGGPALVDVAHWASEYPWCAQAKSVLDAAFADNPEWESRVSTIRTDPWCLSAH is encoded by the coding sequence GTGAGTGGCCCAACCCTTGCGGACGTCATAGCCGTGCTGGAATCCGCGTATCCGCCGGCCCTGGCGGAATCGTGGGACTCGGTCGGCCTGGTCTGCGGCGATCCGGCCGACGCTGTGACGAGAGTGGTTTTCGCGGTGGATCCGACCGAGGCAGTGGTCGACGACGCCATCGCCTCCGGTGCCGACCTTCTGGTCGTTCACCATCCACTTCTGCTGCGTGGGGTGGACACCGTCGGTGCTCACACACCCAAAGGTGCGTTGGTTCACAAGCTCATCAAGGCGGGGTGCGCGCTGTTCTCGGCGCACACCAATGCGGACTCGGCCGACCCCGGAGTGTCCGACGCGTTGGCGCAGGCTCTGGGCCTGACCGTGCTGCGCCCGATCGAACCCAAGCCGACGCAGCCGCTCGACAAGTGGGTCGTCATGGTTCCGGTGGAGAATGCATCGGCCGTGCAGGATGCACTTTTCGAGGCCGGGGCTGGGCGGATCGGTGACTACAGCCAGTGCAGTTGGACCGTCACCGGTACGGGTCAGTTCCTGCCCGCCGACGGAGCGAATCCGACGATCGGGACCGTCGGCGCTGTGGAGCAGGTTCGCGAGAATCGTGTGGAAGTGATTGCCCCTCGCGGAAAGCGAAGCGCAGTGCTGGGCGCATTGCGTGCCTCCCATCCGTACGAGGAACCGGCCTTCGATGTCTTCGAACTCGCAGCGTTCCCCAGTTCACTCGGACTGGGGCGGTTGGGTGAGCTCGACCACCCCGAAACCTTGCGGGAATTCACCGCGCGAGTGGCGCGCTCACTGCCCTCGACCGAGTGGGGTGTTCGCGCGGCCGGAGATCCAGAAGCGACCGTTCGTACCGTGGCGGTGTGCGGCGGTTCCGGCGACTCGTATCTCGACGTGGTGGCGGCACTGGGCGCCGACGTCTTCGTCACTGCGGACCTGCGGCATCATCCCGCGGACGAGCATCTACGCGCCGGTGGCCCGGCTCTGGTCGACGTCGCGCACTGGGCGAGTGAATACCCGTGGTGCGCACAGGCGAAATCGGTGCTCGACGCCGCGTTTGCCGACAATCCGGAGTGGGAAAGCCGGGTTTCGACAATTCGCACCGATCCGTGGTGTTTGAGTGCGCATTAG
- the cobC gene encoding Rv2231c family pyridoxal phosphate-dependent protein CobC, which yields MSTGTVDLESLRHHGDVEAEPGLLDFAVNVQGSGPPKWLRDRLAAGLATLGSYPSAAAELKARETVAQRHGRRPEEVLLLSGGAEGFAMLPRLGTRSAALIHPSFTEPELALREAGVPVTQVILEPPFELRTAQVPESADLVVLGNPTNPTSVLHPKADVLALRQPGRILVVDEAFGDAVPGETESIAGVESADVLVLRSLTKTWALAGLRCGYAIGSPDLLARLSHGRAHWPLGSLQIEAITACCEPFAVEQSRIKADAIAVDRRDMSRRLTEIGIAVHQPAAGPFVLIDVRDGATMREHLRACGIAVRRCDTFPGLGPDRLRVAVRPAEQVAVLIEAMKEIL from the coding sequence GTGAGTACCGGAACGGTTGACCTGGAGAGCTTGCGACATCACGGCGATGTCGAAGCGGAGCCCGGGTTACTCGATTTTGCCGTCAACGTTCAAGGCTCCGGCCCGCCGAAGTGGTTGCGGGATCGGCTGGCCGCAGGGCTGGCGACGCTTGGTTCGTACCCGTCGGCCGCAGCGGAACTGAAGGCTCGCGAAACGGTCGCGCAGCGGCACGGGCGCCGGCCCGAAGAGGTGTTGTTGCTCTCGGGCGGTGCCGAGGGATTCGCGATGCTGCCGCGTCTGGGCACTCGTTCGGCAGCGCTGATCCATCCGTCGTTCACCGAACCGGAACTGGCACTGCGAGAGGCCGGTGTGCCGGTGACTCAAGTGATTCTGGAGCCGCCTTTCGAGCTTCGGACCGCGCAGGTACCCGAATCCGCGGACCTTGTCGTTCTGGGCAATCCGACCAACCCGACGTCCGTGCTTCACCCCAAGGCCGATGTGTTGGCATTGCGTCAGCCGGGCCGGATCCTGGTGGTGGACGAGGCCTTCGGCGACGCGGTCCCAGGCGAAACGGAGAGCATCGCCGGTGTCGAGTCGGCGGATGTACTGGTCCTTCGGAGCCTGACCAAGACGTGGGCGCTCGCCGGATTGCGGTGTGGATACGCGATCGGCTCTCCCGATCTTCTGGCTCGACTCAGTCACGGCCGAGCCCACTGGCCATTGGGCAGTCTGCAGATCGAGGCCATCACGGCGTGCTGCGAACCGTTTGCCGTCGAGCAGTCGAGGATCAAAGCCGACGCGATTGCCGTGGACCGCCGAGACATGTCGCGGCGACTGACCGAGATCGGGATTGCCGTGCACCAACCCGCTGCGGGGCCGTTCGTGCTCATCGATGTCCGTGACGGCGCCACGATGCGAGAGCACCTGCGTGCCTGCGGAATCGCCGTCCGCAGGTGCGACACCTTTCCCGGACTCGGCCCGGATCGGCTGCGCGTGGCCGTCCGTCCAGCCGAGCAGGTTGCGGTACTGATCGAAGCGATGAAGGAGATCTTGTGA
- a CDS encoding bifunctional RNase H/acid phosphatase, translating into MTLSQVIVEADGGSRGNPGPAGYGAVVFDASRSVLAERKESIGIATNNVAEYRGLIAGLTAAGELGASTVDVRMDSKLVVEQMSGRWKVKHPDMIPLQRRAAELATQFSRVTYTWIPRGENSHADRLANEAMDAAAGIETGPVAPSAPAPAAPAAPSEETSEPQIAGSPGWIATTGKPTRMLLLRHGQTAMSVDRRYSGRGNPELTELGRAQAAGAAGRFGNRGGIDAIVCSPLGRTRETAEASARVLGLPVVEHKGLIETDFGDWDGLTFREAAERDPDLHREWLSDTSVRPPGGESFDEVRERVVAARDDLISTYGGATLLVVSHVTPIKTLVQLALDAGPSLLYRLHLDLASLSITEFYPDGGASVRLVNDTSHLR; encoded by the coding sequence GTGACTCTCTCGCAGGTCATCGTCGAGGCCGACGGTGGATCGCGGGGCAATCCCGGTCCGGCCGGCTACGGAGCGGTGGTGTTCGACGCCTCGCGCTCGGTGTTGGCCGAACGCAAGGAAAGCATCGGTATCGCGACCAACAACGTCGCCGAGTACCGCGGACTGATCGCCGGGTTGACCGCTGCCGGTGAACTCGGCGCGTCGACGGTCGACGTCCGCATGGATTCCAAGTTGGTCGTCGAGCAGATGTCCGGGCGCTGGAAGGTCAAGCACCCGGACATGATTCCGCTGCAGCGGCGCGCTGCCGAGCTGGCGACGCAGTTCTCGCGAGTGACCTACACGTGGATTCCTCGCGGCGAGAACTCTCATGCCGATCGCCTTGCCAACGAGGCGATGGACGCGGCTGCCGGCATCGAAACCGGCCCAGTCGCACCTTCGGCCCCCGCACCTGCTGCACCTGCCGCGCCGTCCGAAGAGACGTCGGAGCCGCAGATCGCCGGCTCTCCGGGATGGATCGCCACCACCGGCAAGCCGACACGAATGTTGTTGCTACGTCACGGACAGACAGCGATGTCGGTCGATCGCCGGTACTCCGGACGTGGGAATCCGGAGCTCACGGAACTGGGCCGCGCGCAGGCTGCCGGCGCAGCCGGACGCTTCGGGAACCGAGGCGGTATCGACGCCATCGTCTGCTCACCCCTCGGCAGAACCCGTGAGACGGCAGAGGCATCGGCCCGCGTGCTCGGCTTACCCGTCGTCGAGCACAAGGGTTTGATCGAAACCGATTTCGGCGACTGGGACGGACTCACGTTCCGCGAGGCAGCCGAGCGTGACCCGGACCTGCATCGCGAATGGCTCTCGGACACTTCGGTGCGTCCACCGGGCGGCGAGAGTTTCGACGAGGTACGCGAACGAGTCGTCGCCGCGCGTGACGACCTGATCTCGACCTACGGCGGCGCGACGCTGTTGGTCGTCTCTCACGTCACCCCGATCAAGACTTTGGTGCAGCTGGCCCTCGATGCCGGGCCGTCGTTGCTGTACCGGTTGCATCTGGATCTGGCGTCGCTGAGTATCACCGAGTTCTATCCCGACGGGGGAGCCTCGGTCCGGTTGGTCAACGACACGTCACACCTTCGCTGA
- a CDS encoding SLC13 family permease produces the protein MTLLPILLVALVLVFAIVRPRGLPEIVIAGPAAVVVLLTGVVTLDDARDELASMAPTVVFLVAVLVLAHAADALGVFRWVSQILQQKSLADPHRLLIYVFGAAALTTAVLSLDATVVLLTPAVIAAARSIGASPRPHSYASAHLSNSASTLLPVSNLTNLIAFAATGLTFLHFTALMALPWVVTIAVEYLIFRLFFRSELARGDSAEPPVAARSAPAPILPLTVIGMTLLGFAVSGFFGIEPAWIAVVGASVLGAIALARHRTTAAKMLYAADLWFCAFVLVLGIIVAGVANGPVGEWIAQILPGDTSYGSLLFVAAVAAVASNLVNNLPATLLMIAALGTAAPPALVLAMLIGVNLGPNLTYVGSLATMLWRRVATSAGAPPTLATFTLLGVITTPLTLLAAVSALWLVI, from the coding sequence GTGACTCTTCTACCGATCCTGCTCGTCGCCCTCGTCCTCGTCTTCGCGATAGTGCGTCCACGCGGGCTTCCCGAGATCGTCATCGCCGGGCCGGCAGCTGTCGTCGTTCTCCTGACCGGCGTCGTAACTCTCGACGATGCCCGCGACGAACTGGCGAGCATGGCACCCACCGTCGTCTTCCTGGTTGCCGTGCTGGTTCTCGCTCATGCCGCCGATGCTCTCGGCGTCTTTCGCTGGGTCAGCCAGATCCTGCAGCAAAAATCCCTCGCCGATCCACACCGGTTGCTGATCTATGTGTTCGGCGCCGCCGCCCTGACCACGGCGGTCCTGAGCCTCGACGCCACCGTCGTGCTGCTGACACCCGCGGTGATCGCGGCCGCACGATCCATCGGAGCAAGTCCCCGGCCGCATTCCTATGCCAGTGCGCACCTGTCGAATTCGGCGTCGACCCTGCTGCCGGTGTCCAACCTGACCAACCTCATCGCGTTTGCCGCAACAGGTTTGACGTTCTTGCACTTCACCGCATTGATGGCGTTGCCGTGGGTCGTGACGATCGCTGTCGAGTACCTGATTTTTCGACTGTTCTTCCGTTCGGAACTCGCGCGGGGCGACAGCGCCGAACCGCCGGTGGCAGCCAGATCTGCGCCTGCGCCGATTCTGCCGCTGACGGTGATCGGAATGACGCTGCTCGGTTTCGCGGTTTCGGGTTTCTTCGGGATCGAGCCCGCCTGGATCGCGGTGGTGGGTGCGAGTGTCCTGGGAGCGATCGCTCTGGCTCGGCACCGTACGACCGCCGCCAAGATGCTCTACGCTGCCGACCTCTGGTTCTGCGCGTTCGTCCTGGTTCTCGGAATCATCGTCGCCGGAGTCGCGAACGGGCCGGTGGGCGAATGGATTGCGCAGATCCTGCCAGGCGACACCAGCTACGGCTCACTGCTCTTTGTCGCCGCGGTAGCGGCGGTTGCGTCCAATCTCGTCAACAACCTGCCGGCAACCTTGCTGATGATCGCAGCGCTCGGAACGGCGGCACCTCCAGCGCTGGTGCTTGCGATGTTGATCGGCGTCAACCTCGGCCCCAACCTCACCTACGTGGGCTCACTGGCAACGATGCTCTGGCGACGAGTCGCCACCAGCGCGGGCGCACCGCCCACGCTGGCGACATTCACTCTGCTCGGGGTCATCACGACGCCACTGACGCTGCTCGCCGCCGTGAGCGCCCTGTGGTTGGTGATCTGA
- a CDS encoding DUF1697 domain-containing protein — translation MTRYVALLRGINVGGINIKMADLARVFGDLGFQGVKTVLASGNVLFDSPSTDIPTLKKQIESALAREFGYEAWVFVLDLPTLQAIVDNYPFEREREGWHAYAMVASEPEILEELSTAAAQLDASVERVAAGDGVLYWEVEKGQTVKSAFGRNTGKPKFKAFTTTRNLNTLYKLLK, via the coding sequence ATGACTCGGTACGTGGCCCTGCTACGCGGTATCAACGTGGGCGGCATCAACATCAAGATGGCGGACCTGGCGAGAGTCTTCGGTGACCTCGGATTCCAAGGGGTGAAAACCGTGTTGGCCTCAGGCAACGTTCTGTTCGACAGTCCGAGCACCGACATCCCGACGCTGAAGAAACAGATCGAATCCGCCCTTGCCCGCGAGTTCGGCTACGAGGCTTGGGTGTTCGTCCTCGACCTTCCGACACTGCAGGCGATCGTGGACAACTACCCGTTCGAGCGCGAACGCGAGGGTTGGCATGCTTATGCGATGGTTGCCTCCGAGCCGGAAATCCTGGAGGAATTGAGCACTGCAGCAGCGCAACTCGATGCCTCGGTCGAGCGTGTGGCGGCAGGCGACGGAGTCCTGTACTGGGAGGTCGAGAAGGGGCAGACCGTCAAGAGCGCGTTCGGCAGGAACACCGGAAAACCGAAGTTCAAGGCGTTCACCACAACCCGAAACCTGAACACGCTCTACAAACTGCTCAAATGA
- a CDS encoding zinc ribbon domain-containing protein, whose translation MNVEPQVQSKLLDLAGVDAELTRITHRRGALPEQQEVERLEAERISRKDASVAVEIQIDDIDRDIRKLEGEVDAVRQREDRDRTLLQSGSVGAKQLTELEHELGSLVRRQGLLEDELLEVMEQREALQADHDHAGAQLSQAEEELIDAKRRRDDAVADLDKAQERCAADRERLVGEFPADFLAVYEKQRSLGGPGAALLQARRCGACRIEIDRGEISRIAASPADVVVRCPECNAIMVRTKESGL comes from the coding sequence GTGAACGTCGAACCACAGGTGCAATCCAAGCTTCTCGACCTCGCCGGGGTGGATGCTGAGCTCACTCGGATCACCCACCGACGCGGAGCGCTTCCCGAGCAGCAGGAAGTCGAACGTCTCGAGGCCGAGCGAATCAGCCGTAAAGACGCGTCCGTAGCCGTCGAAATCCAGATCGACGACATCGATCGCGACATTCGCAAGCTCGAAGGCGAGGTCGACGCGGTTCGTCAGCGCGAGGATCGTGACCGCACACTCTTGCAGAGCGGGTCGGTCGGGGCGAAGCAGCTCACCGAACTCGAACACGAACTCGGCAGCCTGGTCCGGCGTCAGGGGCTCCTCGAAGACGAGTTGCTCGAAGTGATGGAGCAGCGTGAGGCGTTGCAGGCCGATCACGATCACGCCGGTGCCCAGCTGTCCCAGGCCGAAGAAGAGCTGATCGACGCCAAGCGTCGCCGCGACGATGCCGTCGCTGATCTGGACAAGGCGCAGGAGCGTTGCGCCGCCGATCGTGAACGACTCGTCGGTGAATTCCCCGCCGATTTCCTTGCTGTCTACGAGAAGCAGCGCAGCCTGGGCGGACCGGGCGCGGCGCTTCTGCAGGCACGCCGATGCGGCGCTTGCCGGATCGAGATCGACCGCGGCGAGATCTCCCGAATCGCCGCGTCGCCGGCCGACGTCGTAGTTCGTTGCCCAGAGTGCAATGCAATCATGGTGCGTACCAAGGAGTCCGGTCTGTGA
- a CDS encoding SURF1 family cytochrome oxidase biogenesis protein — protein sequence MRRLKFLLRPGWLVLAAVVGLFAYLCFTVLAPWQLGKNTKTEHRNDLISNSINAETVPIGDVIADSTIAPDGEWRNITAAGTYLPDADILVRLQSIEGAPSYEILTPFLLDDGRTILVNRGYVRPINGAEAPPIAAPPTDPVTLNGRVRLSEGTAPGRVPMFEDGAKQVYSIDAQPIGEFIGTDLIDAYIQLEPDQPGGLGTIPLPQLDAGPYLSYGFQWLAFGIMAPLGLAYFIRAEWRERRKEKAAQAAVDGFAADDAATETTPEAPVSAPAAPPAEPTRTFSRRKKPEPESVPLTAQEAKLADRYGNTR from the coding sequence GTGCGAAGACTGAAATTCCTGTTGCGGCCCGGTTGGTTGGTACTGGCAGCTGTGGTCGGGCTCTTCGCCTACCTGTGCTTCACCGTGCTCGCCCCATGGCAACTCGGCAAGAACACGAAGACCGAGCACCGCAATGATCTGATCTCGAACTCGATCAACGCGGAGACCGTGCCGATCGGTGACGTCATCGCCGATTCGACGATCGCACCGGACGGCGAATGGCGAAACATCACCGCGGCAGGCACCTATCTGCCCGACGCCGACATCCTCGTTCGACTGCAGTCCATCGAGGGCGCACCGTCGTACGAGATCCTGACGCCTTTCCTTCTCGACGACGGCCGCACGATCCTCGTCAATCGCGGATACGTTCGGCCGATCAACGGCGCCGAGGCACCGCCCATCGCCGCGCCGCCGACCGATCCGGTCACTCTCAACGGTCGCGTGCGTCTGTCGGAAGGCACCGCGCCCGGCCGAGTTCCGATGTTCGAGGACGGCGCGAAACAGGTCTACTCGATCGACGCACAACCTATCGGCGAGTTCATCGGAACGGACCTGATCGACGCGTACATCCAACTCGAACCCGACCAGCCCGGCGGCCTGGGGACGATCCCTCTCCCCCAACTCGATGCAGGCCCCTATCTCTCGTACGGGTTCCAATGGCTGGCGTTCGGCATCATGGCGCCGCTCGGACTGGCCTACTTCATTCGCGCGGAGTGGCGCGAACGTCGCAAGGAGAAGGCAGCTCAAGCAGCTGTCGACGGCTTCGCAGCGGACGACGCCGCTACCGAGACGACCCCGGAAGCGCCGGTATCCGCGCCTGCCGCACCCCCCGCCGAACCGACTCGTACCTTCAGCCGTCGCAAGAAGCCGGAGCCGGAATCAGTGCCGCTGACGGCGCAGGAAGCCAAACTTGCCGATCGATACGGCAATACCCGCTGA